Part of the Paenibacillus sp. JNUCC32 genome is shown below.
GTATGCGCCAACGTGTCATGATTGCCATGGCGCTGGCATGCAATCCGGATCTGCTCATTGCAGACGAGCCGACCACGGCGCTCGATGTGACCATTCAGGCTCAAATTTTGGAGCTGATGAAGGAGCTGCAGCGAAAGCTGCAGATGTCGATTATTTTTATCACCCATGACCTGGGCATCGTCGCGGAAACCTGCGATGACGTGGCGGTCATGTACTGCGGAAAGGTGGTGGAATATTCCGATGTGCGGACCCTGTTCAAGCATCCGAAGCACCCCTACACCATCGGCCTAATGAACTCGCTGCCGCGGCATGATATCGATAAGGAAACGCTCGAGCCGATTAAGGGCTCGGTTCCGAGCCCCTATGATCCGCAGGAAGGCTGCCGCTTCGCCCCACGCTGCCCCCATGCAGCCAAGCTGTGTTACGACAAACTGCCGGAGCTTCAGGTACTGGATGATAACCAACAAGTCAGGTGCTGGAAATACACCGATCAGTGGGAACCGGAAAGCGAGGTGAACGTACTGTCATGAGCAAAGAGCTGTTAACCGTCAATAACCTCAAGCAGTATTTTCCGATCAAAGGCGGCATCCTGGGCCGTACCGTCAACGTCGTCAAAGCCGTGGATGACATTTCGTTCTCTGTGCACGAGGGGGAAACCGTCAGTATCGTGGGCGAATCCGGCTGCGGTAAATCAACCACGGGCCGGGCTATTCTGAGACTGGACGAACCGACCTCCGGCGAGGTGCTGTTCGAGGGAACCGATCTGCTCACCCTGAACAAAGCGCAGATGACCCGAAGGCGTAAAGACCTGCAGATGATTTTTCAGGACCCCTACGCTTCGCTTAATCCTAGAAAAACAGCCCTCCAAGTACTCGAAGAAGCGATGGACATCCAAAATGTCGTGCCAAAGAAGGATCGTCGGTCCCGTGCCATTGAGCTTTTGGAAACGGTCGGCCTGGCCGCCTATCAAGCCAATCGGTACCCTCATGAATTCAGTGGCGGACAAAGGCAGCGAATCGGGATCGCCCGTGCCTTGTCCGTGAACCCTAAGCTGATCATCAGTGATGAAGCGGTCTCCGCGCTCGACGTGTCCATCCAGGCACAGGTACTCAATCTGATGAAATCGCTGCAAACCGAATTCAAGCTGACCTATCTGTTCATCTCTCATGATCTTGGGGTCGTCCGACATATTTCGGACCGAATTATCGTGATGTATCTGGGGACGATCGTGGAAATCGCGGATAAACACTCCCTCTTCCGGCGCCCGCAGCATCCCTACACCCGTGCTCTGTTATCGGCCATCCCCACAATGGATCCCGACCGCAAGAAGGAACGCATCATTCTCAAGGGGGATGTTCCGTCCCCGATCAACCCGCCTTCCGGCTGCCGGTTTCATACCCGCTGCATGTATGCCACGGATCGCTGCCGATCCGAGGCGCCGTTACTTCGGGAAGTCGAAGAGCAGAGAGGCCATCAGGCGGCCTGCCACTATATTGAAGAGATTTCGGCCGGTACGTTGGAGAAGGTGTAGCTTATACGCCACCGAACTGATTATGAAGCTCAATATATACGAAAAAAAGCGAGATCCCTGATCTCGCTTTTTTCATTTTGTAAAACCGTATCCTTCGTTTCCGAATCGAAAAATGATACTCAGCCCCACTTATTATCCGGCCCTCACCGCGCCTGTCACGTGCAGCGCAAAATCCTCCGCATGACGCCGCAGCTCTTCATCTGTCAGCTGCATGGCATTATGCACGGTAAATACCGGCAAGTAGACCGCCCCTACCAGACTGGCCGCCACTTCAAAAGGCCGGGTGAGCTCTTCCACCGTGTATCGGTTATATCCTGCGTTGCCATAGGCTTCCGCTGCTCCGCCGGTCGTCACGGCCACGCCCCACTCTTTCCCCCGGAGCTTGTCGCCGCCCGGGCCATAAGCCCATCCGAAGGTCAGCACCTCGTCGAACCAATGCTTCAGAAGAGGCGGCGAGCTGTACCACCAGAAAGGGAATTGAAACACGATGCGGTCATGCCGAAGCAGCAATTGCTGTTCGGCCGCGATGTCGATGATGCCATCCGGATACCGCTGATACAGGTCATGCAACGTCACCTCAGGATGATGTCCCACCGTTTCGGTTAGCTCGCGATTGATCCGTGATCCCTCATGCAGACCCGGATGTGCAACGATCACTAGTGTTTTCATGTATGATCCCCACCCTTTTCTCGCCAAGCGTTATGTATACAAAAAGTATCAAGCCTCGGCAACGCCCGAATATGAGAAATGTCACAGGTAGCCTTATCTGTCTGTGATACTGTAGCAAGGAACATAGCGGGCGGAAAAAGTACGCCAAGGGAGGAGAATGAGAACGTGGCCCTTGTTATTCAAAATGTCAGACTGGCCCATCGCATCTATCGACTTACCGTTCAAGGCAGCTATTCGGCACGAATGGGACAGTTCTTCATGCTTCGCTGCTGGGATGCCTACCCCGTGCTGTCACGGCCGATCAGCGTTCATAACCTGACGGAGGATTCCGTTTCCTTCTTATATCGCGTGCAGGGAACCGGTACGTGGCTGCTGTCGGCGCTTCAAGCGGGTGACAAAATACAGCTGGAAGGGCCTTTCGGGCAAGGGTTTCCTAAACCCCAAGGACGGACGGCATTGGTGGGAGGCGGTATCGGAGTGGCTCCGCTGCTGCTCGCAGCTAAGGAAATTCCCGAAGCCAGCGTGTATCTGGGATACGCCGGCGTTCCCTTCGGAGTCAACGGATTCCACGAAATCAGCCGGGATGTCACGGTGAAGTCCGGCGGCACCATCGTCGATGCAGTGGACCCGAGCCGCTATGACACGATATTTGCCTGCGGCCCGGTTGGGATGATGCACAGCTTGGCGCAAAAAGCCGAAGGTACAAACGCCAAGCTCCACGTTTCCATCGAGAAGCGAATGGGCTGCGGCATCGGGGCATGCAACAGCTGCACGTTAACTGCCGCGGGTTCGAACCGCAAGGCGTGCACCGACGGCCCCGTATTTCTGGCGAAGGAGGTGAACTGGAATGATCTCCATCGATTGTGAACTGGCGGGAGTGCCGCTGTCGAATCCGATATTAGCAGCCTCGGGCACTTTCGGTTTCGGCAAACCGTATGCGGATCTGTATCCGCTTCGCAAGCTCGGTGGCATTGTCTCCAAGGGATTGACCCTGACCCCGCGGCTAGGCAATACGGGTACGCGGATCTATGAAACGCCATCGTGCATCATGAACAGCATCGGCCTGGAGAATCCGGGAATCCGGGCTTTTCTGGAGCACGAATTATCCGACATGACTTCGCACGGGACAGCGGTCATCGTCAATCTCGGCGGCGGCACTGTACGGGAATATGCGGAGGGCGCCGAGCTGCTTACCGAAGCCGGCCGCAAGCTGCGCTCAGCCGGCAAACGGGCCGTCGACATGATCGAGCTTAACATCTCCTGTCCCAACATCAAGGAAGGCGGGCTTGCCTTCGGCATCGAGAATGAGCAGGCTCGAGAGGTGGTTCGCGCAGTCCGCAACGCCACCACGCTGCCTTTGCTCGTCAAGCTCTCTCCCGGGGCGAAGGATTTGAGGGAAATGGCACGGATGTGTGAAGCCGAAGGGGCCGACGGCCTCTCGCTAATCAATACGATTCAAGCGATGGCAATTGATATTCGGGAACGTCGCAGCGTTTTTGACAGAGCCTACGCCGGATTATCCGGGCCGGCGATTAAGCCGATCGCCCTGCGGATGGTCCATCAGGTGGCCCGGTCGGTGTCCATCCCGGTGGTGGGAATCGGCGGCATCTGCAGTGCCGAGGATATCCTCGAATTCATCATGGCAGGCGCCGCAGCCGTACAAATCGGTACGTACAACTTCATCAACCTCCGTGCGGGAGATACCCTGGCTGAAGAACTGATTCAACTGATGGAGAACGAGGGCATTCAATCCCTGGATGACATTCGAGGCATTATTTGACGGATGCTCAACTTCCTGAAATTCAGCATGCTCGCCTGGACATGAAGCACCGCGTCAGTTTGTGATTTTTTTCACCGATAACTATTCTTTTTCAGAATACAATGAACTCAAGAACAATATTTGTGAAGTAATTCACAAAATTATAGGAGGAAACCAGAATGAAAAGGACACTCTCTCTATCCCTCTCCGTCATGTTGATGTTCGCGCTGCTCGTAGGCTGCGGAGGCAACGGAGACAAAGAGCCTGTCACCACGGACAAACCGGCAGAGAGCCAAAACACGGATAATGCCGGAAACGCGGAGCAACCGGCCCAAGAAGGAACGGCCCTGCAGGACGGCTTATATTACGCCGAAGGCGAATTTGCCGAGGATTCCGGCTGGAAGGAACTCGTCGCGATTAAAGTCGAAGGCGGTAAAATCGTCAGCGCCAATTGGAACGGTCTTCATAAGGACGGCGGGTTGGACAAAAAGACATTTTCCGAAAAAGGCTTCTACGGCATGAAGGAAAAAGGCGGCGCTCAAGCGGAATGGCATGAGCAGGCAGCCAAGATGGAGGAATACCTGGTGGCTCAGCAGTCGGTTGAAGGGCTCGCCTTGAACGACGAAGGCCGAACGGATGCCGTATCCGGGGTGTCGATCCATGTCAACGGTTTTACGGAACTGGCAGCAAAAGCACTGGCCGCGGGACCTGTTGAAGCAGGACCATACAAAGACGGCAGCTACCACGCGGAAGCGGCTGACTTCGATGCCAAATCCGGCTGGAAGGAAACCGTCGACGTTACCGTAATTAACGGGAAAATCGCCGCAGTCAGCTGGAACGGCGTTCATAAAGACGGAGGCACCGACAAAGTCACCCGTTCCAAATCGGGCGAGTACGGCATGAAGAACGGCGGGGCTCAATCCGAATGGCACGAGCAGGCTTATCAAGCCGAGCAGTATTTGATCGAAAAGCAAGATCCGCAGGCCATCGTAACGGGTGAAGACGGCAAAACCGATGCCATCTCCGGGGTATCCATCCACGTCAACGGATTCGTAGAACTGGCAGCGAAGGCGCTCGAAGGCGCCAAATAAGCCACAAGTACGATAGAAAGAAGACAACTATTCCTTGAGGGGAGATTCGCATGAAACAGATTATCGTGCTGGGCGGCGGATACGGCGGTATACTTACCGCCAAGAAGCTGGCTAAACGACTGCGCAAACAGAAGGATTTGCGGATAACGCTCATCGACCGCAAGCCGTATCATACGCTGCTGACCGAGCTTCATGAAGTGGCCGCCAACCGGGTCGAGGAGGATTCCATCAAAATCGACCTGAAAAAAGTATTTTCCGGATTCCGGAACGTGGACGTGGTGCTGGATGAAATCGGCGGCATCGACTTTGACGGCCAAACGCTCCAGGGAGAGAAACGGACCTACAACTACGACTATTTAGTCATCGGTACAGGCAGCAAGCCGACCTTCTTCGGCATACCGGGTGCGGATCAACACGCCTTTACCCTGTGGTCTTACGATGATGCGGTCCGCCTGAAAGAACATACCCTGAATATGTTCCGCAAAGCGGTTCTTGAGCGCAACCCGCAGGTCCGCAAGGAAATGCTGACCTTCGTCGTTGTCGGCGGCGGATTCACCGGCGTGGAAATGATCGGCGAGTTGGCCGAGTTCACGCAGCAGTTATGCAAGGAATTCTACGTGGATCCAAGCGAGGTTACGCTTCACGTTGCCGACATGGTCGACAAGATCCTTCCAATCCTGCCGGAGCCGTTAATACGCAAAGCCGAGAAGCGGCTGCGCAAAATGAACGTCAACATCATCACCGGCTCCAAGATTACGGAGGTTAAGCCGGACGGCGTTACCGTCGGCGGCAGCGACATCAAATCCCGCACCGTTATTTGGACCGCGGGGGTGGAAGGCTCCGATGTGGTCGGCAGCATGGATGTCGAGCAAAAAGGCCGCAAGCGGATTTTGACCAACGACAAGCTTCAAGTTCCTGCTCATCCGAACGTATACGTCGTCGGGGACAATATTTTCTACATTCCTGAGGGCGCGGCTGCACCCGTACCTCAAATGGTGGAAAACGCGGAACTCGCGGCCCCGGTCATTGCGCATAACATCGTCGCTGAAATATCGAACAAACCGATGAAATCCTACAAGCCGACGTTCCACGGTACGATGGTCTGTATTGGCAGCCGCTACGGGGTAGCCAACGTCGGCGTGCCGGGCCATATGTTCAGGCTCAGCGGCTTCCCGGCCATGCTGGTCAAACATCTGATCAACATGCTCTATCTGTTCCAGGTTTGCGGCTTCAACAAGGTATATCATTATATGCTGCATGAATTCTTCCATGTCCGGAACAACCGCAGCTTCGTGGGCGGGCATTTTGCCAAACGCTCGCCGAATTTCTGGCTCGTTCCGCTGCGGATTTTTGCCGGATGGATGTGGCTGTCCCAAGGGTGGGATAAGATTCATAAGATCATTGACGATCCGAATAAAATGTTCCTCATTCCTGCCAAAGCAGCCGACGGCGTAAGCGCAGCTTCCGCTGCAGGCGCCGATGCAGCCGGAGCCGGAGCGGCAGACGCGGTATCCGCCGCCTCCGCTTATACCGCAGAAGCGGTCACAGCCCTTCCGGTGCCGGATTTCTTGAAATCCATCGTCGACTGGTCGATGGACCTGATGTTCTATACCGGAGACGGCGGCTATACTTCGCTTGCCTATGTGTTTCAGACCTCGATGGTATTGGCTGAGCTGATCGTCGGCATCCTGCTGATCGTCGGATTGTTCACGGCACCTGCAGCCGTAGCCAGCGTCGCCATGGGCGCCATGGTTTGGGTATCGGGTATGGCGCCTAACGAGATGCTGTGGTACCTGGCAGCAGGAATCGCCTTGATCGGCGGATCGGGCAGCACGTTCGGACTTGACTACTATGTGTACCCTTGGCTGAAAAAGGTGTGGAAGCGAATACCGATCGTAAGGCGCTGGTACGTGTATACGGACTAATTCTTCTCTATTCAATAGAACGGCTGATCGTATCGCGCTTTGACGAATCAAGCTCAAGCCCTAACCGTTCTGCCGGCATTCACACTCTGATCAACACGAGCCTTCCGGAAGGAGTCAATAACGATGGATATGAAGCTATTACAGGATACGATCGACCTGCTTCGGTCGCATATCGATTCCGGAACGGATATCGATTGGATGGAGATGGATAACAGACCGGTGAGGGACATCGCCGATATGCTCAACGCTTATGAACTCGCCTATTCACGCAAAATGACGGTGCTGGCTTGCTGCATCCTGATTCATACTGCGCTAAACAAGCATGGCAAGCTGCAAGCGAAGGATAACGAGAGACTGACGCGTTTGCTGCTGGACGGCGATTATTTGACCGGACTCATGTACCGGATAGCCGTCAAGCGAAAGGAATGGAAGCTGCTGTCCCGGCTTCTCCCCTTTCATAAGCGCATGCAGCTCAGCCTGCTCAAGAACGTTTCACCCGAAAGGATATTCAACGAGCTTAAGCGCGAAATCCGCAGCTATCTGGAGCAGCGGAGCGCGTAAGGAGCCATCCATGGAAAGGGGCGCGGATACAGATGAACCTTCATAACCGAATCGGAGTGGATCTCGCTTCCTTCGATCGCCTGCTCCGGGAGGTCGTCAGCTCAGACCGCGACCTCCCCCCTTCCTCCGTGGTGCTGAGCAGCGTCATGGATCTCATTAATGCCGGCGGCAAGCGGCTGCGCCCGCTTATGGTCGTGCTCGGCAGCCGTTTCGGGGAAAGCGGCCATGAGCCGGCCGTCATGAAAACCGCCGTACTGCTTGAATATCTGCACATGGCCTCGCTGGTGCACGATGACATTATCGATCAATCCGATATGCGACGCGGCATGCCGACCCTGCACGAGACGACCGATGTCCAGACGGCGGTGCACATCGGCAACTACATGATTGCCCGTGCCATCGAATGGGCCGCCGGTCATCCGGGCGGCGACCCGGACGGGAACAGCGAAGACGTCTCCGAAGACGAGGCCTACCGATTAGCCGAGCTTGCGGCGCTGGTCACCGAGCTCTGCATGGGAGAATACGATCAGCTTCAACACCGCTTCGACTTCGGACTGACGATGGAGCAGTATTTGGAGAAAACGCGCTGCAAAACGGCCCTGTTGATGGCCCACTGCCTGAAAGCGGGCGCGGAAGCAGCCCATGCGGATGCCGGAACCGCTGAACGGCTCTTTCAATTCGGGGAGTCGCTCGGCATGGCCTTTCAAATCCGGGATGACCTGCTCGATTTCACGAAGCCCAGGGAGGCCATCGGCAAGCCGGCTGGCGCAGACCTGCGAAACGGCAACATTACGCTGCCGGTGCTTTACGCCCTAAACGATCCTGCCCTTGCACCTAGAATCAGGCAGCTCGGCCCTCATTCCGCCGCGGCAGACATGGATGACGTCATCCACCGCATCGCCGCAAGCAGCGCGATCGAGCAGAGCGAAGAGCTTGCCCGTTCCTATGCGGAACATGCCCAGCGCATGATCGGCGACTTCGCGGATCACCCGGCTCAGCATGATCTGCAGGCATTGCTCCATTATTTCCTGCCCTAAAGACAGACATGAAGCCATATACTCCAAACGAACAGGGATACGTCCATCATGGATGCATCCCTGTTCGATATGAAAGGATGTT
Proteins encoded:
- a CDS encoding ABC transporter ATP-binding protein — protein: MEEHASNLLTIKNLRTSFFTELGEVKAVDDISLTVRKGRTLGIVGESGSGKSILSLSILRLIFDPGQIVGGEILYNGENLLKQSDRQMRKIRGNQISMIFQEPMTSLNPVFTVGDQIAEAYQIHESLSKKQAMDKAVEMLRLVGIPSPEKRVRQYPFQLSGGMRQRVMIAMALACNPDLLIADEPTTALDVTIQAQILELMKELQRKLQMSIIFITHDLGIVAETCDDVAVMYCGKVVEYSDVRTLFKHPKHPYTIGLMNSLPRHDIDKETLEPIKGSVPSPYDPQEGCRFAPRCPHAAKLCYDKLPELQVLDDNQQVRCWKYTDQWEPESEVNVLS
- a CDS encoding ABC transporter ATP-binding protein, whose translation is MSKELLTVNNLKQYFPIKGGILGRTVNVVKAVDDISFSVHEGETVSIVGESGCGKSTTGRAILRLDEPTSGEVLFEGTDLLTLNKAQMTRRRKDLQMIFQDPYASLNPRKTALQVLEEAMDIQNVVPKKDRRSRAIELLETVGLAAYQANRYPHEFSGGQRQRIGIARALSVNPKLIISDEAVSALDVSIQAQVLNLMKSLQTEFKLTYLFISHDLGVVRHISDRIIVMYLGTIVEIADKHSLFRRPQHPYTRALLSAIPTMDPDRKKERIILKGDVPSPINPPSGCRFHTRCMYATDRCRSEAPLLREVEEQRGHQAACHYIEEISAGTLEKV
- a CDS encoding NAD(P)H-dependent oxidoreductase; its protein translation is MKTLVIVAHPGLHEGSRINRELTETVGHHPEVTLHDLYQRYPDGIIDIAAEQQLLLRHDRIVFQFPFWWYSSPPLLKHWFDEVLTFGWAYGPGGDKLRGKEWGVAVTTGGAAEAYGNAGYNRYTVEELTRPFEVAASLVGAVYLPVFTVHNAMQLTDEELRRHAEDFALHVTGAVRAG
- a CDS encoding dihydroorotate dehydrogenase electron transfer subunit; protein product: MALVIQNVRLAHRIYRLTVQGSYSARMGQFFMLRCWDAYPVLSRPISVHNLTEDSVSFLYRVQGTGTWLLSALQAGDKIQLEGPFGQGFPKPQGRTALVGGGIGVAPLLLAAKEIPEASVYLGYAGVPFGVNGFHEISRDVTVKSGGTIVDAVDPSRYDTIFACGPVGMMHSLAQKAEGTNAKLHVSIEKRMGCGIGACNSCTLTAAGSNRKACTDGPVFLAKEVNWNDLHRL
- a CDS encoding dihydroorotate dehydrogenase; its protein translation is MISIDCELAGVPLSNPILAASGTFGFGKPYADLYPLRKLGGIVSKGLTLTPRLGNTGTRIYETPSCIMNSIGLENPGIRAFLEHELSDMTSHGTAVIVNLGGGTVREYAEGAELLTEAGRKLRSAGKRAVDMIELNISCPNIKEGGLAFGIENEQAREVVRAVRNATTLPLLVKLSPGAKDLREMARMCEAEGADGLSLINTIQAMAIDIRERRSVFDRAYAGLSGPAIKPIALRMVHQVARSVSIPVVGIGGICSAEDILEFIMAGAAAVQIGTYNFINLRAGDTLAEELIQLMENEGIQSLDDIRGII
- a CDS encoding FMN-binding protein, producing the protein MKRTLSLSLSVMLMFALLVGCGGNGDKEPVTTDKPAESQNTDNAGNAEQPAQEGTALQDGLYYAEGEFAEDSGWKELVAIKVEGGKIVSANWNGLHKDGGLDKKTFSEKGFYGMKEKGGAQAEWHEQAAKMEEYLVAQQSVEGLALNDEGRTDAVSGVSIHVNGFTELAAKALAAGPVEAGPYKDGSYHAEAADFDAKSGWKETVDVTVINGKIAAVSWNGVHKDGGTDKVTRSKSGEYGMKNGGAQSEWHEQAYQAEQYLIEKQDPQAIVTGEDGKTDAISGVSIHVNGFVELAAKALEGAK
- a CDS encoding FAD-dependent oxidoreductase, whose protein sequence is MKQIIVLGGGYGGILTAKKLAKRLRKQKDLRITLIDRKPYHTLLTELHEVAANRVEEDSIKIDLKKVFSGFRNVDVVLDEIGGIDFDGQTLQGEKRTYNYDYLVIGTGSKPTFFGIPGADQHAFTLWSYDDAVRLKEHTLNMFRKAVLERNPQVRKEMLTFVVVGGGFTGVEMIGELAEFTQQLCKEFYVDPSEVTLHVADMVDKILPILPEPLIRKAEKRLRKMNVNIITGSKITEVKPDGVTVGGSDIKSRTVIWTAGVEGSDVVGSMDVEQKGRKRILTNDKLQVPAHPNVYVVGDNIFYIPEGAAAPVPQMVENAELAAPVIAHNIVAEISNKPMKSYKPTFHGTMVCIGSRYGVANVGVPGHMFRLSGFPAMLVKHLINMLYLFQVCGFNKVYHYMLHEFFHVRNNRSFVGGHFAKRSPNFWLVPLRIFAGWMWLSQGWDKIHKIIDDPNKMFLIPAKAADGVSAASAAGADAAGAGAADAVSAASAYTAEAVTALPVPDFLKSIVDWSMDLMFYTGDGGYTSLAYVFQTSMVLAELIVGILLIVGLFTAPAAVASVAMGAMVWVSGMAPNEMLWYLAAGIALIGGSGSTFGLDYYVYPWLKKVWKRIPIVRRWYVYTD
- a CDS encoding polyprenyl synthetase family protein translates to MNLHNRIGVDLASFDRLLREVVSSDRDLPPSSVVLSSVMDLINAGGKRLRPLMVVLGSRFGESGHEPAVMKTAVLLEYLHMASLVHDDIIDQSDMRRGMPTLHETTDVQTAVHIGNYMIARAIEWAAGHPGGDPDGNSEDVSEDEAYRLAELAALVTELCMGEYDQLQHRFDFGLTMEQYLEKTRCKTALLMAHCLKAGAEAAHADAGTAERLFQFGESLGMAFQIRDDLLDFTKPREAIGKPAGADLRNGNITLPVLYALNDPALAPRIRQLGPHSAAADMDDVIHRIAASSAIEQSEELARSYAEHAQRMIGDFADHPAQHDLQALLHYFLP